In Magnetovibrio sp., the following are encoded in one genomic region:
- a CDS encoding tyrosine-type recombinase/integrase encodes MPKLTKKTIDAAKPKEKDYILWDNDLPGYGLRVFPSGKKSYLVQYRHEGRTRRFTIGLHGPYTPDKARKKAMTLLGAIGEGADPSGDRSKAHKDTTLEKLCELYLTEGCSSKKASTVATDKGRIERHIKPLLGKRLVRSVTQDDVIKFMNDVANGKTKTDDKTKTRGRAIVRGGKGTATRTVGLLGSIFTFAVQKGLRTDNPVHGVKKYPDKRNDRFLSPSEIGKLGAILKRAEDEDINSTAVTALRLLIYTGCRKSEILTLKWDYIDWNARCLRLPDSKTGQKIVPLGTPALEVLKDIEKIEGEDFVLPSSDKGKHYTGLQKVWNTIRAWEGLDDVRIHDLRHSFASVAAQGGDSLLMIGKMLGHKDPKTTQIYAHMADQALHEAAERITETISAVMNKGAEMQQAEGQDDD; translated from the coding sequence TTGCCCAAGCTCACCAAAAAGACCATTGATGCTGCCAAGCCTAAGGAAAAAGACTACATCCTGTGGGACAACGACCTGCCGGGTTATGGCCTGCGTGTCTTTCCATCGGGGAAAAAGTCGTATTTGGTTCAGTATCGACACGAGGGCCGCACCCGCCGCTTCACCATTGGTCTGCATGGGCCATATACACCTGATAAAGCCCGCAAAAAGGCCATGACTTTACTGGGGGCCATCGGCGAGGGTGCGGACCCTTCTGGTGATCGTTCCAAGGCTCATAAAGACACCACACTTGAGAAACTCTGTGAGCTTTACCTCACCGAAGGATGCTCCAGCAAAAAGGCCTCCACAGTCGCCACAGACAAGGGTCGTATTGAACGGCACATCAAACCACTCCTCGGCAAACGCCTTGTCCGATCCGTCACCCAGGATGATGTGATCAAGTTTATGAATGATGTCGCCAACGGCAAGACCAAGACGGACGATAAAACCAAAACCCGAGGGCGGGCCATTGTCCGGGGTGGCAAAGGTACGGCGACACGCACTGTCGGTCTGCTCGGCAGTATCTTCACCTTTGCTGTGCAGAAGGGATTGCGGACGGACAATCCCGTTCACGGCGTGAAAAAATATCCGGACAAGCGCAATGATCGCTTTTTGTCCCCCTCAGAAATCGGAAAGCTGGGGGCCATTCTGAAGCGGGCAGAGGACGAGGATATTAACTCGACAGCCGTAACAGCTCTTCGCCTGCTGATCTACACGGGCTGCCGTAAGTCGGAAATCCTGACCCTGAAATGGGATTATATCGACTGGAATGCCCGATGCTTACGCCTACCCGACTCAAAGACCGGTCAAAAAATTGTACCGCTAGGAACGCCGGCCCTCGAAGTGCTCAAAGACATCGAGAAAATTGAGGGTGAAGATTTCGTGCTGCCCAGTTCCGACAAGGGCAAGCACTACACTGGCCTTCAGAAGGTTTGGAATACGATCCGCGCGTGGGAAGGGCTGGATGATGTTCGAATCCATGACCTTCGCCATAGCTTTGCCAGTGTTGCAGCACAAGGTGGTGATAGCTTGTTGATGATCGGCAAAATGCTTGGCCACAAGGACCCTAAAACGACGCAGATATACGCTCATATGGCAGACCAAGCTCTCCACGAAGCCGCTGAACGGATTACAGAA
- a CDS encoding site-specific integrase, with product MRIFKRENSTKWWVDWTDQKGRRHRKSTGVDDKKLAEALAAKWQQESFLEQHFGVIPEFPFQEALLRYGQERLRDNPVSYKASVKSRLQRLMDRFGDKTLTDLTHAVIREWVDERLGEVKPATALRDLSTLRAIMNKAFREGLLAQVPPFPRMKKDAGRCRWLTVEEEKRLLMASKPHQRALIAFAVDTGGRRSELLKLDWQNVDLARRFITYTKTKNGEDRTIRLTDRAKQVLTDLGPKEIGPVFTYRGQPMKDVSTAFAKARVRAGLDDFRFHDLRHTFASRLVQQGVSLYEIMHLTRHKSFQMVQRYAHLAPDFQERAIAALNAYGTVSAQSA from the coding sequence ATGCGTATCTTTAAACGCGAAAATTCCACCAAGTGGTGGGTTGATTGGACAGACCAGAAAGGTCGCCGCCACCGCAAAAGCACTGGGGTTGACGATAAAAAGTTAGCTGAGGCTTTGGCGGCGAAGTGGCAACAAGAGAGTTTCTTAGAACAGCATTTCGGAGTGATCCCGGAATTTCCGTTTCAAGAGGCACTATTGCGTTACGGACAGGAACGCCTAAGGGATAATCCGGTGTCGTATAAGGCGAGCGTCAAATCCCGCCTGCAAAGGCTGATGGACAGGTTCGGGGACAAGACCCTAACCGACCTAACCCATGCGGTGATCCGCGAATGGGTGGATGAGCGATTGGGGGAAGTCAAACCCGCAACCGCGTTGCGCGATCTTTCTACGTTACGGGCGATCATGAACAAGGCGTTCCGTGAAGGCCTATTGGCTCAGGTGCCGCCGTTCCCTCGTATGAAGAAAGACGCGGGGCGGTGTCGGTGGCTGACGGTGGAAGAAGAGAAACGCTTGCTGATGGCGTCCAAGCCCCATCAGCGCGCGTTGATTGCCTTCGCCGTCGATACAGGGGGCAGGCGTTCGGAATTGCTCAAACTGGATTGGCAAAATGTCGATTTGGCGCGAAGGTTCATAACGTACACAAAAACCAAGAACGGCGAAGATCGCACGATCCGTCTGACGGATCGCGCCAAGCAGGTGTTGACGGATTTAGGCCCCAAAGAAATCGGTCCCGTCTTCACCTATCGCGGCCAACCCATGAAAGACGTCAGCACGGCCTTTGCTAAGGCACGTGTGCGGGCGGGGTTGGATGATTTTCGCTTTCACGACCTGAGGCACACCTTCGCCTCACGGCTCGTGCAGCAAGGCGTGTCGCTGTACGAGATTATGCACCTGACGAGGCACAAAAGCTTCCAGATGGTGCAGCGCTATGCGCACCTGGCTCCTGACTTTCAGGAGCGGGCAATCGCGGCGCTAAACGCCTATGGCACAGTTTCGGCACAGTCGGCCTAA
- a CDS encoding beta strand repeat-containing protein, protein MAEAIITINSTNYVIPILAPISVGGTQSIQNGFYVKVGNEYVRPSDSVITDLISSSQSLWILQSRDLNYSTDSNNVINSFSDLRTTTNAIHQGIVGEGITIPAVGGTVGIIAGLALATNPVGWTVLGAAAISAALTAGSTYFSYSSAQRKAEPLRISTDLIHQAEIKIQQLNDKGITNWLQNPQGSIDIALIKSAIHDFNFIMSTFSLATEIAKYVSSQEAQYTLTNALEALSSAVNVFGAGLKGIVQFTGSFSSFAASFVTDLYGATTESQVNDVVNTLLHNLSNGTLLYDIPFHQDQQDAITGLLPSISINGSSGADVMHANAATGSILLGNGGNDTLSSGAGNDTLKGGSGADTYVFSGTWGADKVIDDGGTLQFTGIDFNTFSGYAFEKSYLDLKIIKGNDIIIVTDFFTAHSTKSTTLSSSQFNNWTFSGSGWTKTASDIVNRIPDSDFQTSATPPSAPGGNDTFSTNGATLIETQPVFASYTDSFAATALFTVTGGTYESFVGYTIHDKTAVAGSAASTGTTQGGIGYFYTNAGASLVGTVFYSSDYSIYDVNGLVGGYGSNQFEIHPIVYSNGAYRQTNGSVVARTYAPDKAVAPTVSVNSPSFLGTVDTTPTPVFSATDPNSDKINLTLTLSNATTQAGLVTILGKALAPQASLTFGYGSFTGTDWLAISNAVKGDSFTFRATASDYGLTGNTVSFTYTVGNSAPTANNDTIGNVYLNTPSAINKLSLLANDLDLDVADTLSITGVSNFVGGTAVVDPSGHVIFTPTTGFVGTASFNYTVSDGTASSTATATFTVIDPNTTPVANNDTSSTYLDIPVTIDVLANDTDADNDTLTVSGKTNGTNGTVSIAANGSSVTYTPTAGYVGQDTFTYTVTDPGGKTNTATVTVNVAAANVAPVATDDTATTSQGTAVGINVLANDTDANNDTLTIGGKTNGTNGTVVIAAGGQSVTYTPNAGYIGQDSFTYTVTDPGGLTNTATVNVTVTDPNQAPVATNDTASTTAGNFVKIDVLANDTDPDGDALTISGTTSGSNGSVLIAQGASTVFYVPKAGFTGQDTFTYTTVDPKGKFDSATVTVNVTAGQATTDTVVYAENFDTNPNYTSVVSTNTANFGSTVGWQSTGGQSGGYYKASVWDYWANWAAVGISPTFQKVNTDQNFKIEFDFNPIDTTWGNYPGIYFMDSSQTPINPSTNTATNYATSLSSAFTVNWADRVPSWFNLRTLNDSHSNPVTVTLNTWYHVKLEYDASASQAALSVTKPDGSVFYQLLGHSFLPKYGFDQIFIGEMQNDTFRYGSSKTDVGIDNINITVLAQNTPIATGTSGQDTIVGTIGNDVLNGGAGADILGGGDGDDIYYVDDVGDIVIEGSNGGTDSVYTSIALTLPDNIEFAILQGNASANLTGNAAANRLTGNAANNVLDGGAGDDIMSGGAGDDTMMCDSAADQVDGGEGIDTADYSAVASGLSIDLLYSGSAVTSIENVVGTGYDDTLTGTDGANVISGGAGNDWLNGRAGNDTMYGGAGDDTLVCDSALDRVDGGTGIDTANYAWAGSALNLDMIYGGSAFANIENVVGSDHDDTLTGTDDANVISGGAGNDWLNGRAGADTLNGGAGDDTLICDSALDRVDGGTGNDTASYAWAGSALNLDMIYGGSAFANIENVVGSDHADTLTGTNDANVISGGAGNDWLNGRAGADTLNGGAGDDTLICDSALDRVDGGTGIDTANYAWAGSALNLDMIYGGSAFANIENVVGSDHNDTLTGTNDANVISGGAGNDWLNGRAGNDTLSGGAGADSCMGGAGSDIFRYTSTSDSTSAAKDVILDFDATDANEDIYLSGMLTGIFNWLGAGAFTGGNNTEARFDDGTDLLQIDTNGDATVDMEITLTNVSLADLDATDFTVT, encoded by the coding sequence ATGGCTGAAGCCATCATTACAATTAATAGCACCAATTATGTAATACCTATTTTGGCTCCTATTTCTGTAGGCGGTACTCAAAGTATTCAAAATGGCTTTTATGTTAAAGTCGGCAATGAATATGTGAGGCCTTCCGATTCCGTTATTACGGATCTAATTTCATCAAGCCAATCATTATGGATTTTACAATCACGAGACCTAAACTATTCAACAGATAGCAATAATGTTATTAATTCATTTAGTGATCTGCGTACCACAACAAATGCAATACACCAAGGCATAGTTGGTGAGGGCATTACAATCCCAGCTGTTGGTGGAACAGTAGGGATTATTGCAGGTCTTGCCTTGGCGACAAACCCAGTTGGGTGGACGGTTCTAGGGGCAGCAGCGATAAGCGCAGCCCTAACTGCGGGCTCAACGTACTTTAGCTACAGCAGCGCACAACGGAAAGCTGAGCCCCTACGCATCTCCACGGACCTGATCCATCAAGCCGAAATTAAAATACAACAATTAAATGATAAAGGGATAACGAATTGGTTACAAAACCCTCAGGGTTCTATTGACATTGCTTTAATTAAGAGTGCGATTCATGACTTTAACTTCATCATGTCCACTTTCTCTCTTGCAACGGAAATTGCGAAGTACGTCTCATCTCAAGAGGCACAATACACATTAACAAATGCACTCGAGGCGCTTTCCTCAGCTGTTAATGTTTTTGGTGCTGGGCTCAAGGGGATAGTACAGTTTACTGGTAGTTTTTCCAGCTTTGCCGCTTCATTCGTAACAGACTTATATGGTGCGACGACTGAGAGCCAGGTGAATGATGTTGTCAATACATTACTTCATAACCTGTCAAATGGCACCTTACTCTATGACATTCCGTTTCACCAAGACCAACAAGATGCAATTACCGGGTTATTACCTTCAATTAGCATTAATGGTTCAAGTGGTGCCGATGTTATGCATGCAAATGCGGCCACAGGAAGTATTCTTCTGGGAAATGGCGGCAACGATACTCTATCTAGCGGCGCGGGAAATGACACGTTAAAGGGTGGGTCTGGTGCGGACACATATGTGTTTAGTGGTACATGGGGTGCCGATAAGGTCATCGACGATGGCGGGACACTCCAATTTACCGGCATCGATTTTAATACATTTTCTGGCTATGCATTTGAAAAAAGCTACCTGGATCTAAAAATCATCAAGGGTAATGACATTATCATCGTTACTGATTTCTTCACAGCTCACAGCACAAAAAGCACTACCCTCAGCAGCTCTCAATTTAACAACTGGACGTTCTCTGGAAGTGGTTGGACCAAAACGGCATCGGATATTGTTAATCGAATTCCTGACAGCGACTTCCAAACTTCCGCAACCCCACCTTCTGCGCCCGGTGGGAATGATACGTTTTCAACCAATGGCGCCACACTTATTGAGACACAGCCTGTCTTTGCCTCTTACACGGATAGTTTTGCCGCAACAGCACTATTCACCGTAACAGGGGGCACATATGAAAGTTTTGTCGGTTATACAATTCATGACAAAACAGCCGTTGCGGGCTCTGCTGCAAGTACGGGCACCACACAGGGTGGAATTGGATACTTCTATACAAATGCAGGCGCAAGCCTCGTTGGCACTGTCTTTTATAGTTCAGACTATAGTATATATGACGTCAATGGTTTGGTCGGGGGTTATGGATCCAACCAATTCGAAATCCATCCAATTGTTTATTCAAATGGTGCTTATAGGCAAACAAACGGATCTGTGGTTGCTAGGACCTATGCGCCAGATAAAGCGGTTGCACCGACCGTGTCCGTCAACAGTCCAAGTTTTCTAGGAACCGTAGACACGACCCCAACGCCTGTATTTTCGGCAACCGACCCCAACAGCGACAAAATCAATCTAACTCTTACCCTAAGCAACGCCACGACCCAAGCTGGGTTGGTTACCATTCTCGGCAAAGCCTTGGCACCCCAGGCTTCACTCACGTTTGGTTATGGTTCTTTTACTGGGACAGACTGGCTTGCAATATCAAATGCCGTTAAGGGCGACAGCTTTACATTTAGGGCAACGGCCAGCGATTACGGACTGACGGGTAACACAGTTAGTTTTACGTATACGGTTGGCAATTCCGCACCAACTGCAAACAACGACACAATCGGTAACGTCTATCTCAACACCCCCAGCGCCATAAATAAGCTGTCTCTGTTGGCGAACGACCTAGACCTCGATGTGGCGGATACGTTGTCCATCACCGGCGTATCGAACTTTGTCGGCGGGACGGCGGTCGTCGATCCCAGCGGACATGTTATTTTCACCCCCACCACCGGCTTCGTCGGAACGGCGAGCTTCAATTACACCGTCAGCGACGGCACTGCATCCAGCACCGCCACGGCCACGTTTACCGTCATCGACCCCAACACAACACCGGTAGCGAACAACGACACATCATCGACTTACCTCGACATCCCAGTCACCATCGATGTCCTCGCCAACGACACGGACGCCGACAATGACACGCTGACCGTCAGCGGCAAGACCAATGGAACCAACGGTACCGTTTCGATTGCCGCGAACGGCTCATCAGTGACCTACACGCCCACCGCCGGTTATGTTGGTCAGGATACATTTACCTATACCGTCACCGACCCAGGCGGAAAAACGAACACGGCAACCGTGACCGTGAATGTCGCAGCGGCAAATGTCGCGCCGGTGGCAACGGACGACACGGCCACCACCTCCCAAGGGACGGCCGTCGGCATCAATGTGTTGGCAAATGATACGGACGCCAATAACGACACCCTGACCATCGGCGGAAAAACCAATGGCACGAACGGCACGGTCGTGATTGCTGCGGGCGGGCAGTCCGTCACCTATACGCCGAACGCCGGATATATCGGCCAAGACTCATTTACATACACTGTCACCGACCCAGGCGGGCTTACCAACACCGCCACCGTAAACGTAACCGTCACAGACCCAAACCAAGCCCCCGTCGCGACCAATGACACCGCGAGCACTACGGCTGGAAATTTCGTCAAAATTGATGTACTGGCCAACGACACGGACCCTGACGGCGATGCTCTGACCATCAGCGGCACAACAAGTGGCAGCAACGGCAGTGTTCTTATCGCGCAAGGTGCATCAACCGTATTCTATGTCCCAAAAGCTGGGTTCACCGGTCAAGATACGTTCACCTATACGACGGTTGATCCTAAGGGCAAGTTCGACAGTGCCACGGTCACCGTCAATGTAACGGCCGGGCAAGCTACGACGGATACGGTCGTTTACGCTGAAAATTTTGATACCAATCCGAATTACACCAGCGTGGTTTCCACCAACACGGCAAATTTTGGCAGCACCGTAGGTTGGCAATCAACGGGTGGGCAATCGGGTGGATACTATAAAGCCTCGGTCTGGGATTATTGGGCCAATTGGGCCGCTGTCGGAATCAGCCCAACCTTCCAAAAAGTCAATACGGATCAGAATTTCAAAATCGAATTCGATTTCAATCCCATCGACACGACCTGGGGCAATTACCCCGGAATCTACTTCATGGATTCTAGCCAGACCCCAATTAATCCATCAACGAATACCGCAACTAATTACGCGACCTCCTTATCTTCGGCTTTTACGGTCAACTGGGCTGACCGTGTCCCTTCGTGGTTCAACCTCAGAACCCTAAACGATAGTCACTCGAACCCCGTAACGGTGACGCTCAACACGTGGTATCACGTGAAACTTGAATATGATGCAAGCGCAAGCCAGGCTGCTTTGTCCGTAACCAAACCAGATGGCAGTGTATTTTATCAGCTGCTTGGACATTCCTTTCTACCCAAGTACGGTTTTGATCAGATATTCATCGGAGAGATGCAAAACGATACCTTCCGTTACGGAAGCAGTAAGACCGACGTCGGTATCGACAACATCAACATCACGGTTTTGGCCCAAAACACGCCCATCGCCACAGGCACCTCGGGTCAAGACACCATAGTCGGTACCATTGGCAATGACGTTCTTAACGGCGGCGCGGGCGCTGATATACTTGGTGGTGGAGATGGCGATGATATTTATTATGTCGACGATGTAGGAGACATCGTGATCGAAGGCTCAAATGGGGGCACCGACAGTGTATACACATCCATCGCATTGACTTTGCCGGATAACATAGAATTTGCCATCCTCCAAGGTAACGCTTCGGCCAACTTAACGGGGAATGCTGCGGCCAACAGATTGACGGGCAATGCGGCCAACAACGTCCTTGATGGCGGTGCGGGCGACGACATCATGAGCGGGGGTGCGGGCGACGACACCATGATGTGCGATTCGGCTGCCGACCAAGTCGATGGTGGCGAAGGTATCGACACCGCCGATTACAGTGCCGTTGCCAGTGGGCTGTCTATCGACTTGCTCTACAGCGGCAGCGCGGTGACATCGATCGAAAACGTGGTGGGCACGGGCTATGACGACACCCTCACCGGCACCGATGGCGCCAACGTCATCTCCGGCGGCGCGGGCAACGATTGGCTCAACGGCCGGGCGGGCAACGACACCATGTACGGCGGCGCGGGCGACGACACCTTGGTGTGCGATTCAGCCCTCGACCGCGTCGACGGCGGCACAGGCATCGACACCGCCAACTACGCCTGGGCCGGATCCGCGTTGAACCTCGACATGATCTACGGCGGCAGCGCCTTCGCCAACATCGAAAACGTGGTCGGTTCCGATCATGACGATACCCTCACCGGCACCGACGACGCCAACGTCATCTCCGGCGGAGCGGGTAATGATTGGCTCAACGGCCGCGCCGGGGCCGACACCCTCAACGGCGGCGCGGGCGACGACACCTTGATCTGCGATTCCGCCTTGGACCGGGTCGATGGCGGCACCGGCAATGACACCGCAAGCTACGCCTGGGCCGGATCCGCCCTGAACCTGGATATGATCTATGGCGGCAGCGCCTTCGCCAACATCGAAAACGTGGTCGGTTCCGATCATGCCGACACCCTCACCGGCACCAACGACGCCAACGTCATCAGCGGCGGCGCGGGCAACGATTGGCTCAACGGCCGCGCCGGGGCCGACACCCTCAACGGCGGCGCGGGCGACGACACCTTGATCTGCGATTCCGCCTTGGACCGGGTCGATGGCGGCACCGGCATCGACACCGCCAACTACGCCTGGGCCGGATCCGCGTTGAACCTCGACATGATCTACGGCGGCAGCGCCTTCGCCAACATCGAAAACGTGGTCGGTTCCGATCATAACGACACCCTCACCGGCACCAACGACGCCAACGTCATCAGCGGCGGCGCGGGCAACGATTGGCTCAACGGCCGGGCTGGCAACGACACCTTGAGCGGTGGTGCAGGGGCGGATTCCTGCATGGGCGGGGCGGGGTCCGATATCTTCCGTTACACGTCGACGTCGGACAGCACGTCTGCGGCGAAAGATGTCATTTTGGATTTCGATGCCACTGACGCCAACGAAGACATCTACCTCAGCGGCATGCTCACCGGCATCTTCAACTGGCTGGGCGCGGGCGCGTTCACCGGCGGCAACAACACCGAAGCGCGCTTCGACGACGGCACCGATCTGTTGCAAATCGACACCAACGGCGATGCCACCGTGGACATGGAAATCACGCTGACAAACGTGAGCCTCGCCGACCTCGATGCCACCGATTTTACCGTGACCTAA
- a CDS encoding GntR family transcriptional regulator codes for MLKTKRTSLKENTAERLCRALEDDIVTGHLLPGAHLEELALAERFQVSRTPVREALQRLVTAELAEKRPRRGVVVAQISEERLRLMFEAMAELEATCGRLAAQRMTPGERKELAALHAHLSKIVSAGDAERYIALNRTFHDLIYQGTRNDVLVGLSRSIRLRAAPYRRVQFNNLKRLASSHAEHGAIVEAIQQGDAQASADALFRHIMSVQEETLAFVSSMPH; via the coding sequence GTGCTCAAGACCAAACGCACATCGTTAAAGGAAAACACCGCAGAGCGGTTGTGCCGTGCCCTGGAAGACGACATCGTCACCGGACACCTGCTGCCTGGCGCGCATTTGGAAGAATTGGCGCTGGCAGAACGCTTCCAAGTTTCACGCACCCCGGTGCGTGAAGCGTTGCAAAGATTGGTGACGGCTGAGCTCGCCGAAAAGCGCCCGCGCCGTGGCGTGGTGGTGGCGCAAATCTCAGAAGAGCGATTGCGTTTGATGTTTGAGGCGATGGCGGAGTTGGAAGCCACATGCGGGCGGTTGGCGGCGCAGCGCATGACGCCGGGCGAGCGCAAAGAGCTCGCCGCCCTGCATGCGCACCTCAGCAAGATCGTGAGCGCCGGTGATGCGGAACGATACATCGCGCTCAATCGCACATTTCATGACCTTATCTATCAAGGTACGCGCAACGATGTTTTGGTCGGCCTTAGCCGTAGTATCCGCCTGCGCGCCGCACCATACCGGCGCGTGCAGTTTAACAACCTTAAACGATTGGCATCATCCCATGCTGAACACGGCGCCATCGTTGAGGCCATACAGCAAGGCGACGCCCAAGCATCAGCAGACGCTCTTTTTCGCCACATCATGTCTGTTCAAGAAGAGACGCTGGCGTTTGTGAGCTCCATGCCGCATTGA
- a CDS encoding helix-turn-helix transcriptional regulator, whose amino-acid sequence MDNRLTDFLSRLNAATTADEAWEMTVAFMEQMGATSLVYAAGEKLDDYSMYTTTPDWWMERYTEKQYAFHDKQLHHCMNYLNTSFLDLGSLKAQTFDGSAEDKVSLEFSETGIASVVTLPLRLPWADRSFGGMSLACDMSMPELQMLLSENGQIIHLAAMYSHSIIQTLLRNEQAQAAPLSAREKECLLWLARGLNSERIADRLNIARITVDTHIGSAKRKLGAATREHALAMAIQLGIIAP is encoded by the coding sequence ATGGACAATCGTCTCACCGATTTTCTCTCCCGTTTGAACGCCGCGACCACGGCGGATGAGGCGTGGGAGATGACCGTGGCGTTCATGGAACAGATGGGGGCAACTTCATTGGTCTATGCCGCCGGTGAAAAGCTTGACGATTACTCCATGTACACCACCACTCCCGATTGGTGGATGGAGCGTTATACCGAAAAGCAATATGCCTTTCATGACAAGCAGCTTCATCACTGCATGAACTATCTCAACACGTCGTTTCTGGACTTGGGCAGTTTGAAGGCCCAGACCTTTGACGGTTCCGCTGAAGACAAGGTTTCGCTGGAGTTTTCCGAGACCGGCATCGCGTCCGTGGTGACGCTGCCTTTGCGGTTGCCGTGGGCGGATCGCTCGTTTGGTGGGATGTCGCTGGCGTGCGATATGTCCATGCCAGAATTGCAAATGTTGTTGTCCGAAAATGGCCAGATCATTCACTTGGCCGCCATGTATTCCCACTCCATCATCCAAACGTTATTGCGCAACGAGCAAGCCCAGGCCGCGCCGTTGTCCGCTCGGGAAAAAGAGTGCCTTTTGTGGTTGGCGCGCGGATTAAACAGTGAGCGGATCGCCGACCGCCTCAACATTGCGCGCATCACCGTCGACACCCACATCGGCAGCGCCAAGCGCAAGCTGGGAGCGGCAACGCGGGAGCATGCGCTTGCCATGGCGATTCAACTGGGCATCATCGCGCCATAA
- a CDS encoding helix-turn-helix transcriptional regulator: MDTQTLDFITTISRSSSVDVAWTSTTRHMESLGADTVNYAFGPVDNLAFMSTAQPGWIEHYMQENFDQVDHTVHHCMSQLTPIVSGAEYNTKRGDIGERALLMMRDAEQVGIKTAVTIPLRLQRDGDVGGFFFGTDQNTKNFMGLYEGVSTQITLAVLYSHTIIQDLLRQEQANAVTLTTRERECLLWLAQGLNSEQISDRLMIARITVDTHIGSAKRKLGASTREHALARAIQLGLIAL, encoded by the coding sequence ATGGATACCCAAACGCTTGATTTCATCACAACCATTTCACGGTCCTCGTCAGTTGACGTGGCGTGGACAAGCACGACGCGGCATATGGAGAGTTTAGGGGCGGACACCGTAAACTATGCTTTTGGTCCAGTGGACAATTTGGCCTTTATGAGCACCGCGCAGCCGGGGTGGATCGAACACTATATGCAAGAAAATTTCGACCAGGTCGACCATACGGTTCACCATTGCATGAGCCAGCTGACCCCTATTGTATCCGGAGCCGAATACAACACAAAACGAGGCGATATCGGCGAAAGAGCACTTCTTATGATGAGGGACGCAGAGCAGGTTGGCATTAAGACCGCCGTGACCATTCCCCTCAGACTTCAGCGCGACGGTGATGTCGGCGGTTTCTTCTTTGGGACCGACCAAAATACAAAAAACTTTATGGGATTGTATGAGGGAGTTTCGACCCAAATCACATTGGCGGTATTGTACTCCCACACGATTATTCAAGATTTATTGCGTCAGGAACAAGCCAATGCGGTGACGTTGACCACCCGCGAACGAGAATGCTTGTTATGGCTTGCGCAAGGCCTGAACAGCGAACAAATATCTGACCGCCTGATGATCGCTCGGATCACGGTGGATACACACATCGGCAGTGCCAAGCGTAAGCTTGGAGCCTCGACGCGTGAACACGCATTGGCGCGTGCCATTCAATTGGGGCTTATTGCCCTGTGA